The following are from one region of the Stigmatella ashevillena genome:
- a CDS encoding tetratricopeptide repeat protein, translating into MHEDPRQPLSYSALRGHTVLLEAPPGNSRSALLENFVAQAGASSNAQVFSSNMDEAGPWTGLQGLLRGMLPRLRAEAPDLVERHAYELEQILPELLGQLLQSQVSLTDSVPLTERVRSYPIDRAYRLLHGCVDLMAAWQQRIDRAPWVLAFDHADRAGALVVRFFAELTRRHVGRMEVSLLLAVAPGQAQSLRARLGESIPVKHLDVALPHEAPPALDPDQQGHEALELEKRITDRKGAEIHMPRLISLWRNSRTPERALRWHCMALSLYNHHGYYEDALTYALPLLEDLERAITCGGNFSRWDIVSGLFNALVATGQPERAHQLVFDEAYSKITDPNQRVSICYSLSMLHARFLKNPDFTLAEQFLERAQDAVQHSTLPDDEKHFLTVFNFNGLALIRHRQGRAAEAVKLCREGFEHLQRNLHLERHRLHRSVLLYNIAQVNMSTRAYEEALRNYSTAIEMDPHYSEYFNERGSVFLRMDRLEEAVADYQRAIALSPPYREVWTNLGQALRRMGRWEDAIAAYSKAIDLDPAQVLPRVGRAQAHEALGHDREAIEDYSTALALDSQQPLVWANRAALHYEAERLAEAVADLSKAIALAPGTADLYQNRAFALEGLGRLKEAREDLRKYLEVAPAAEDRGGVESHLVALEEQLRVA; encoded by the coding sequence ATGCACGAAGACCCACGGCAGCCCCTGTCCTATTCTGCCCTTCGCGGCCACACCGTCCTGCTGGAAGCCCCTCCGGGCAACTCCCGGAGCGCCCTGCTCGAGAACTTCGTCGCGCAGGCGGGCGCCTCCTCCAACGCCCAGGTGTTCTCATCGAACATGGACGAAGCGGGGCCCTGGACGGGCCTCCAGGGGCTGCTGCGCGGCATGCTCCCGCGGCTGCGGGCCGAGGCCCCTGATCTGGTGGAGCGGCACGCCTACGAGTTGGAGCAGATCCTCCCTGAGCTGCTCGGCCAGCTCTTGCAGAGCCAGGTCAGCCTGACCGACTCCGTGCCCCTCACCGAGCGTGTCCGCAGCTACCCCATCGATCGCGCCTACCGCCTGCTGCACGGCTGTGTGGACCTGATGGCCGCGTGGCAGCAGCGCATCGACCGCGCTCCGTGGGTGCTCGCGTTCGACCACGCGGACCGCGCGGGCGCCTTGGTGGTGCGCTTCTTCGCGGAGCTCACGCGGCGGCATGTCGGCCGCATGGAAGTGAGCCTGCTCTTGGCGGTGGCCCCTGGCCAGGCTCAGTCCCTGCGAGCACGGCTGGGAGAGAGCATTCCCGTGAAGCACCTGGACGTGGCGCTGCCGCATGAGGCGCCGCCCGCCCTGGATCCAGATCAGCAAGGGCATGAGGCGCTGGAGCTGGAGAAGCGCATCACGGACCGCAAGGGCGCGGAGATCCACATGCCGCGCCTCATCTCTCTCTGGCGCAACAGCAGAACGCCGGAGCGGGCGCTGCGGTGGCATTGCATGGCGCTGTCCCTCTACAACCACCACGGCTATTACGAGGATGCTCTCACTTACGCGCTGCCGCTCCTCGAAGACCTGGAGCGCGCCATTACCTGCGGGGGTAACTTCAGCCGGTGGGACATCGTCTCGGGCCTCTTCAACGCCCTGGTCGCCACGGGGCAGCCCGAGCGCGCCCATCAGCTCGTGTTCGACGAGGCCTATTCGAAGATCACCGATCCCAATCAACGGGTGAGCATCTGCTACTCGCTGTCCATGCTGCATGCGCGCTTCCTCAAGAACCCGGACTTCACGCTGGCGGAGCAGTTCCTGGAGCGTGCCCAGGATGCCGTGCAGCACAGCACCTTGCCCGACGATGAGAAGCACTTCCTCACCGTGTTCAACTTCAACGGCCTGGCCCTCATCCGCCACCGCCAAGGGCGGGCCGCCGAGGCGGTCAAACTGTGCCGGGAGGGCTTCGAGCACCTGCAGCGCAACCTGCACCTGGAGCGGCACCGGCTGCACCGCTCGGTGCTGCTCTACAATATCGCGCAGGTCAACATGTCCACCCGGGCTTACGAGGAAGCCCTGCGCAACTACTCGACCGCCATCGAGATGGATCCCCACTACTCGGAGTATTTCAACGAGCGGGGAAGCGTCTTCCTGCGCATGGACCGGCTGGAAGAGGCGGTGGCCGACTATCAGCGCGCCATCGCGCTGAGCCCTCCTTACCGGGAGGTGTGGACCAACTTGGGGCAGGCCTTGCGCCGGATGGGACGGTGGGAAGACGCGATCGCCGCGTACTCCAAGGCCATTGACCTGGACCCGGCCCAGGTGCTCCCCAGGGTGGGGCGCGCGCAGGCCCACGAAGCGCTCGGCCATGACCGGGAGGCCATCGAGGACTACAGCACCGCGCTGGCGCTGGACAGCCAGCAACCGCTGGTCTGGGCCAACCGGGCCGCGCTGCACTACGAGGCGGAGCGCCTGGCCGAGGCGGTGGCTGACTTGAGCAAGGCCATTGCCCTGGCCCCCGGCACCGCCGACCTGTATCAGAACCGCGCGTTTGCCTTGGAGGGGCTGGGGAGATTGAAGGAAGCGCGCGAGGACTTGCGCAAGTACCTGGAAGTGGCCCCCGCGGCCGAGGACCGCGGCGGCGTGGAGTCGCACCTCGTAGCCCTGGAAGAGCAGCTACGGGTGGCGTGA
- a CDS encoding CHAT domain-containing tetratricopeptide repeat protein: MRQAFSCMLAVFLCWAPARQARAEPPDARLMTAQADFDEATRLKDAWKFSEALTRAEQALALREAVLGDAHPDVASCLFLLGELYRQQADLARAEPLLQRALAIREAVLDSSHPDVAQSLNGLALIYTDRGLYSQAEPLLQRALAIREAVLSSNHPDIAGTLNNLARLYHEQGLYSHAEPLYLRSLAIREAPPNRNPVHIALTLHNLAVLYQAQGMYGRAELSLQRALTLIEANPTPSPPMVAAVLNALALIYRDQGMYGRAEPLFQRALTLWEASLGKNHFHVALALNNLAVLYQAQGMYGRAEPLLQRALALWEATLGSNHPYVAISLNNLANLYLEQGLHGQAEPLLLRSITLTEATRGKTHPDAAASLNNLANLYMMQGLYGQAASLYRRALSIRETTYGKSHLLVADSLSNLAALYKAQGLYDRAEPLYRRALALWEAAHAPNHPSVAESLTGLAQLRLAQHRLSDALPLFSRSFSVSERRLRHEALDFSESRLSTFLAHLRAEEQRLYALLRAHPQDTRVQRLALSAALLLKGRSVSETANISRTIYRSLGPEDRAAFEQLRGLRTQLASLAFANPGALPSKAYQQRLQSLTEEGDLLEADLAKRSAPLRTLASLPPPGEIVDRVASSLPKDAALVEFIAYTDSSPVATPGIPPAKRGSHVRYLALVLFPDASFRAVDLGPASPIDQAASRLRDALAEREASFPSTAQELYRRAFLPLLPLLGSTRRLFLSPDGQLGLVPFSALHDGQGFLLDSFDFIYLTSGRELLPRALDSTPASSVFVLADPDFTASVSPSALPSAPLAPPSNSLERFFSLPRPGLTRSDWVPLPGTRREAQSIQRLLPQAQLFLGPEASKEKLLNLPTPGILHLATHGFFLGSAPSSPDSRGTVFVDSLGGAPSPQQEPLLNSGLVLAGAHAPTPDFPSSPLEDTLVTALELAGLNLWGTQLVVLSACDTGRGEVHVGQGVYGLRRALVAAGAETLLVSLWKVNDNSTHLLMDLYYRNLLEGQGRASALRKAMLAVRETHPHPHAWAPFIALGSDAPLRAISPVQHTPE; this comes from the coding sequence ATGCGTCAGGCCTTCAGTTGTATGCTGGCTGTCTTTCTGTGCTGGGCACCCGCGAGACAGGCCCGCGCGGAGCCACCCGATGCGCGGCTGATGACGGCCCAGGCAGACTTCGACGAGGCGACAAGACTCAAAGACGCGTGGAAATTTTCCGAGGCCCTCACGCGGGCTGAGCAGGCACTCGCACTTCGAGAGGCCGTGCTCGGGGACGCTCATCCCGACGTTGCATCCTGCCTGTTCCTGCTGGGTGAGCTTTATCGTCAACAAGCGGACCTGGCCCGTGCCGAACCCCTTCTCCAGCGTGCGCTCGCCATCCGAGAGGCCGTCCTCGACAGCAGCCACCCCGACGTCGCCCAATCCCTCAACGGCCTCGCCCTCATCTATACCGACCGGGGCTTGTACAGTCAGGCCGAGCCCCTCTTGCAGCGTGCTCTCGCCATCCGGGAGGCCGTCCTCAGCAGCAACCACCCCGACATCGCCGGCACGCTCAACAACCTCGCCAGGCTCTACCATGAACAAGGGCTATACAGCCATGCAGAGCCTCTCTATCTGCGCTCGCTTGCCATCCGGGAGGCCCCTCCCAACCGCAATCCTGTACACATCGCCCTGACACTCCACAACCTCGCTGTCCTCTATCAAGCCCAGGGGATGTACGGCCGGGCTGAACTTTCATTACAGCGCGCACTCACCCTCATCGAGGCCAATCCCACTCCCTCCCCTCCCATGGTCGCCGCCGTCCTCAACGCCCTCGCCCTCATCTACAGGGACCAGGGGATGTACGGCCGGGCAGAGCCCCTCTTCCAGCGCGCGCTTACCTTGTGGGAAGCCTCCCTCGGCAAAAACCACTTCCACGTCGCCCTCGCACTCAACAACCTCGCTGTCCTCTATCAAGCACAGGGGATGTACGGCCGGGCAGAGCCCCTTTTACAACGCGCGCTCGCCTTGTGGGAAGCCACACTCGGCAGCAACCATCCCTACGTCGCCATCTCACTCAACAACCTTGCCAATCTTTACTTGGAGCAAGGATTGCACGGCCAGGCCGAGCCTCTCTTACTGCGTTCCATCACCCTCACGGAGGCCACCCGGGGCAAGACTCACCCTGACGCTGCCGCTTCACTCAACAACCTCGCCAACCTTTACATGATGCAAGGATTGTATGGCCAAGCCGCTTCCCTCTACCGGCGCGCGCTCTCCATCCGAGAGACAACCTATGGCAAGAGTCACCTTCTCGTCGCTGACTCGCTCTCCAACCTCGCCGCCCTCTACAAAGCCCAAGGATTGTACGACCGGGCCGAGCCCCTCTACCGGCGCGCACTCGCACTCTGGGAGGCAGCCCATGCCCCGAACCACCCCTCCGTCGCTGAATCGCTGACCGGCCTGGCTCAACTGCGTCTGGCCCAGCACCGCCTCTCCGACGCACTGCCGCTCTTCTCTCGCTCCTTCTCCGTTTCCGAGCGACGCCTGCGCCATGAGGCGCTCGACTTCTCCGAATCCCGCCTTTCCACATTCCTCGCCCATCTGCGCGCTGAGGAGCAGCGGCTCTATGCCTTGCTGCGCGCCCACCCTCAGGACACACGCGTACAACGCCTGGCCCTCAGCGCCGCTCTCCTGCTCAAGGGCCGCTCCGTTTCGGAGACTGCAAACATCTCCCGCACCATCTACCGCAGCTTGGGCCCCGAAGACCGCGCTGCCTTCGAGCAGCTCCGAGGCCTGCGTACCCAATTGGCTTCCCTCGCGTTCGCAAATCCTGGCGCTCTCCCCTCCAAAGCCTATCAACAGCGCCTCCAATCCCTCACCGAGGAAGGTGACCTGCTCGAAGCGGACCTGGCCAAACGCTCCGCCCCCCTTCGCACCCTCGCCTCCCTTCCTCCTCCCGGCGAGATTGTCGACCGCGTCGCCTCCTCCCTCCCCAAGGACGCCGCGCTGGTCGAATTCATCGCCTACACCGATAGTTCCCCCGTTGCTACACCCGGGATACCTCCCGCCAAGAGGGGCAGCCACGTGCGCTACCTGGCCCTGGTGCTCTTTCCCGACGCCTCCTTCCGCGCCGTGGACCTTGGCCCCGCTTCTCCCATCGACCAGGCCGCCTCTCGCCTTCGCGATGCTCTGGCCGAGCGTGAAGCCTCCTTCCCATCCACTGCCCAGGAACTCTACCGACGCGCCTTCCTGCCCCTGCTTCCCCTGCTGGGCTCCACCCGCCGCCTTTTCCTGTCTCCCGACGGCCAGTTGGGCCTCGTCCCCTTCTCCGCACTTCACGACGGCCAGGGCTTCCTCCTGGACTCCTTTGACTTCATCTACCTCACCTCGGGCCGTGAGCTGCTGCCTCGAGCCCTGGACAGCACTCCTGCCTCCTCTGTCTTCGTCCTCGCCGACCCCGACTTCACCGCCTCCGTGTCTCCCAGCGCACTGCCTTCTGCCCCTCTCGCGCCTCCCTCAAACTCTCTGGAGCGCTTCTTCTCTCTCCCACGCCCGGGCCTGACCCGAAGCGACTGGGTCCCCCTCCCGGGCACACGTCGGGAGGCTCAAAGCATTCAGCGACTGTTGCCCCAGGCTCAGCTGTTCCTGGGCCCTGAGGCCTCCAAGGAAAAACTTCTGAACCTGCCGACGCCGGGCATTCTCCACCTGGCCACCCATGGCTTCTTCCTGGGCAGTGCCCCCTCCTCCCCAGACTCCCGGGGCACCGTCTTCGTTGATTCCCTGGGCGGCGCCCCTTCGCCTCAACAGGAGCCTCTGCTCAACTCCGGCCTCGTCCTGGCCGGCGCTCATGCCCCGACCCCTGACTTCCCCTCTTCTCCTCTCGAAGACACCCTGGTCACGGCGCTGGAACTGGCAGGGCTCAACCTATGGGGCACCCAGCTCGTCGTCCTGTCTGCCTGCGACACCGGACGGGGCGAAGTCCACGTCGGTCAGGGCGTCTATGGCCTGCGCCGCGCTCTGGTGGCAGCGGGGGCGGAAACCCTGCTCGTGAGCCTGTGGAAGGTGAATGACAACTCCACGCACCTGCTCATGGACCTCTACTACCGCAACCTCTTGGAGGGCCAGGGCCGCGCCTCCGCACTGCGCAAGGCCATGCTCGCTGTGCGCGAGACCCATCCCCACCCGCATGCCTGGGCCCCCTTCATCGCCCTGGGCAGCGATGCGCCCCTGCGAGCCATCTCTCCCGTGCAGCACACGCCAGAGTAA
- a CDS encoding site-2 protease family protein, with protein sequence MSWLDHASTVVIHPFTRQTGGDEVVIGLTETGTFLSLPPDAVELLDELALGKTVSEVRTWYETRYGEEPDIEGLLEHLSAYGFVGLPPSPEGQTQPPAAPSQTPKKQTYHLTFISERVARVFFGRGALALYGAVVTAGMAAVLARPSIVPAWRTLFVPSHITATSLLVTFLSLLTIALHELAHLTAARAAGVSCRLGFGNRLWTLVAETDMSGMWSLPKHQRYLPILAGPLFDVVSASAVLLALFAGSEGWLALTPWMVRTGGILLFIHLMRLLWQCYFYVRTDFYYALTTFWDCKDLLRDTEDFLRNRVARLRGRSPPVDQSHIPARERRVIAVYSVIWLLGRVLAFGTLFFVQLPLLIHYVPIILRAIATGLQGGLYSFVDSLLVITIWLVTMTLGITFWIRELRAPSRRPVR encoded by the coding sequence ATGAGCTGGCTCGATCACGCCTCGACGGTCGTCATCCATCCCTTCACCCGCCAGACGGGGGGCGACGAGGTGGTCATCGGCCTCACGGAGACAGGGACGTTTCTGTCGTTGCCACCCGATGCAGTGGAACTGCTGGACGAGTTGGCGCTGGGCAAGACCGTCTCCGAGGTCCGGACGTGGTACGAGACCCGCTACGGGGAGGAGCCGGACATCGAAGGGCTTCTCGAGCACCTGTCCGCCTACGGCTTCGTGGGCTTGCCTCCCTCGCCCGAGGGCCAAACCCAGCCGCCCGCCGCGCCCTCCCAGACTCCGAAGAAGCAAACCTATCACCTGACCTTCATCTCCGAGCGCGTGGCCCGCGTCTTCTTCGGCCGCGGAGCCTTGGCGCTCTACGGGGCCGTCGTCACCGCCGGCATGGCCGCGGTGCTGGCGCGGCCCAGCATCGTCCCTGCCTGGCGCACCCTCTTCGTCCCCAGCCACATCACGGCAACGTCCCTGCTGGTGACGTTTCTCAGCCTGCTCACCATCGCGCTTCACGAACTGGCGCATTTGACGGCGGCCCGGGCCGCAGGCGTGTCATGCCGACTGGGGTTCGGCAACCGGCTGTGGACCCTGGTGGCCGAGACGGACATGTCGGGCATGTGGTCCCTGCCCAAGCACCAGCGCTACCTGCCCATCCTCGCGGGCCCGCTCTTCGATGTGGTCAGCGCATCGGCGGTCCTGCTCGCCCTGTTCGCTGGCAGCGAGGGCTGGCTCGCGCTCACCCCATGGATGGTGCGCACGGGCGGCATCCTCCTCTTCATCCACCTGATGCGCCTGCTGTGGCAGTGCTACTTCTATGTCCGGACCGACTTCTACTACGCGCTGACCACCTTCTGGGACTGCAAGGATCTGCTGCGGGACACGGAGGACTTCCTGCGCAACCGGGTCGCCCGGCTGCGTGGCCGGAGCCCCCCGGTGGATCAGTCTCACATTCCCGCGCGCGAGCGGCGTGTCATCGCCGTCTACTCGGTCATCTGGCTTCTGGGCCGGGTCTTGGCCTTTGGAACGCTGTTCTTCGTTCAGCTCCCCCTTCTCATTCATTACGTTCCCATCATCTTGCGCGCCATCGCCACCGGCCTCCAGGGTGGGTTGTATTCCTTCGTGGACTCCCTGCTCGTCATCACGATCTGGCTGGTGACGATGACCTTGGGCATCACGTTCTGGATACGGGAGCTGCGCGCGCCTTCCCGCCGCCCGGTGAGGTAA
- a CDS encoding RICIN domain-containing protein, giving the protein MWVIAWGAGGATPAAHAAPPRYDVNVMKDSFGNVAGWNRQGVVMAQSLPWESSLMQDPTLVYNQGGGPLFKMWYGSLTNIGYATSQDGRTWVKTPNAVISQTLDTERQALNQPSVVYRGGIWHMTYFGQGSDGIGRVHYAEATNPAGPWTKFGAVLVPTAAWEDNYIYNSSLMYDAQANLWKVWYTAGKIASAGGEPEFICYATATNPRGPWTKSSANPLVGPMSDGGWASLGIGGPNVRKMPDGSYQMTVVGWQADYPSRGGRLTSPDGIVWRLSRSAMTLDLGVVEGPEDSMIYRQFIVDVGGTEYIYYNTKNNRPGWNETVNLATWSSSLPIIDPAKWAMLQGADIPNGASFSVVNGQARSLGNATAARPQTLQGNVRIPSADYAVSAEITPLSSSVNDRDNVLMGRYTNRGNYYYAGIASWGNKYAIGKLVNGVNTKLVGVGVASDIQANTAYRLNLVLKGTSIELYDNNILVASVTDTSLRPSVSYAGLQTTTPVGQAAFDNVSVDAPIDPAKYYRLVDNHSGRSLSVHTAGTANGTHTIIWDWVSAVDQYWQVLDAGGGRYKLINRKSGKALSVEAGGTADSTPTIIYDDMGATDQSWTLSDASPGFKKLINQRSGRALSVLRAGTANNTDTIIYADINAPDQNWTLVPTD; this is encoded by the coding sequence ATGTGGGTCATCGCCTGGGGGGCGGGGGGGGCGACACCTGCGGCCCATGCCGCGCCGCCTCGCTATGACGTCAACGTCATGAAGGACAGCTTCGGCAACGTCGCGGGCTGGAACCGGCAGGGCGTCGTGATGGCGCAAAGCCTGCCGTGGGAGAGCAGCCTCATGCAGGATCCCACCCTTGTTTACAACCAAGGGGGCGGTCCTCTTTTCAAGATGTGGTACGGCTCGTTGACGAACATCGGTTATGCGACGAGTCAAGACGGGCGCACGTGGGTCAAGACCCCGAATGCGGTGATCTCTCAGACGCTGGACACGGAAAGGCAGGCCCTGAACCAACCGAGCGTCGTCTATCGGGGCGGCATCTGGCACATGACGTACTTCGGCCAGGGCAGCGACGGGATCGGGCGTGTGCATTACGCCGAGGCCACGAACCCCGCGGGCCCCTGGACGAAGTTCGGCGCCGTGTTGGTGCCGACCGCCGCATGGGAGGACAATTACATCTACAACTCATCGCTCATGTACGACGCTCAGGCCAACCTGTGGAAGGTGTGGTACACGGCGGGCAAGATCGCGTCCGCAGGTGGCGAGCCTGAGTTCATCTGTTATGCCACCGCGACGAACCCGCGGGGGCCTTGGACGAAGTCGTCCGCCAACCCGCTGGTGGGTCCCATGAGCGATGGGGGCTGGGCAAGCCTCGGCATTGGTGGCCCGAACGTGCGCAAGATGCCTGACGGTTCCTACCAGATGACCGTCGTCGGATGGCAGGCGGACTATCCGTCGCGTGGCGGCCGGCTGACGTCACCGGACGGAATCGTCTGGCGGTTGAGCCGCTCGGCCATGACCCTCGATCTCGGCGTCGTGGAAGGCCCCGAGGACAGCATGATCTACCGGCAGTTCATCGTGGACGTGGGCGGCACGGAGTACATCTATTACAATACGAAAAACAACCGTCCTGGATGGAACGAGACCGTCAACCTCGCCACGTGGAGCAGCAGCCTGCCGATCATCGATCCCGCGAAATGGGCGATGCTTCAAGGCGCGGACATCCCCAACGGCGCGTCCTTCTCGGTGGTGAATGGCCAGGCACGCTCTCTCGGCAACGCGACGGCCGCACGTCCTCAAACGCTGCAAGGCAACGTGCGCATCCCTTCTGCTGACTACGCCGTGTCCGCCGAGATCACCCCTCTGAGCAGCAGTGTCAACGACCGCGACAACGTCCTCATGGGACGCTATACCAATCGTGGCAATTATTACTACGCGGGCATCGCGTCGTGGGGAAACAAGTACGCGATTGGGAAATTGGTGAACGGCGTCAACACCAAGCTCGTCGGCGTGGGGGTGGCTTCGGATATCCAGGCCAACACGGCGTATCGCCTCAATTTGGTGCTCAAGGGCACTTCCATCGAGTTATACGACAACAACATCCTGGTGGCCTCCGTCACCGATACCTCCCTGCGCCCCTCGGTGAGTTATGCCGGGCTACAGACGACAACGCCTGTTGGCCAGGCCGCCTTCGACAATGTCTCGGTCGACGCGCCCATCGATCCCGCGAAGTACTATCGCCTCGTGGACAACCACAGTGGCCGCTCTCTGTCCGTCCACACGGCTGGCACTGCGAATGGCACCCACACCATCATCTGGGACTGGGTTTCCGCCGTCGACCAGTACTGGCAAGTCCTCGACGCGGGCGGTGGACGCTACAAATTGATCAACCGCAAGAGTGGCAAGGCGCTCTCTGTGGAAGCGGGAGGTACGGCGGATTCTACGCCTACCATCATCTATGATGACATGGGAGCGACCGACCAGAGTTGGACCCTCAGCGACGCCTCGCCAGGTTTCAAGAAACTGATCAACCAGCGCAGCGGCCGTGCACTGTCGGTGCTCCGGGCGGGTACCGCGAACAACACCGACACGATCATCTACGCCGATATCAACGCGCCTGATCAGAACTGGACCCTCGTCCCCACGGACTGA